The window ttttcctctttggcctggaggtcacgacgtccaaaatttccaaaaacaatttgactcgtcggaccacagaacacattttcactttgcatcagtccatcttagatgagctcggccccagagaagcctgcggcgtttctgagtgtcgttgataaatggcttttgctttgcatagtagagttgcAAGTTgcgcttacggatgtagcgccgaactgtatttactgacattggttttctgacgtgttcctgagcccatgtggtgatatcctttacacattgatgtcggtttttgatgcagtgcaggGGGGTTTGGCGTAACCAAAAACTTTGATGTGGTCCGCTGGCATAGGATCCTACTATTTTAATCAATCACAGTGTCATAATTTCATTTTTGAGCACATTATATTAGAGCTCAAACATAATATTGGGGtggtggtgttgtgttgatgttggtccGCAACCGTATAAGATAGTAATATAaagtataataccaacttgaacgatGAGGTGTTTGGTGACTCAAGCAATATTTTTgggatttcctgaaaagtagtgattttggagatgcgagaaTTCCGCCTGACAGcgagaaaatgtgtaaaacgTTAATATATGATATTGTGAAGCCAGTTATGAGGCCAAAGTGGGTTCTCTTCAATGTGAGGTCTGTTCAGCACTACAGAAATCCGACATACCGCTCCTTTAAATCACCTTGTCAATGTCTCTAATGGCCACATTAGCAATACGCTCCATCAAGGGAGCGCAGAGATGATTTGTCCTGGTTAAGAAGAGGGACAGATCCGGCACGTTCGTCCAGCTTATTTGATCCATCATCCTCTGCAGCGTGGCCATGGTCTCTTCAAGCAGCATTTCCTCGAACCACTCCCCCGAAATGTACCTGAGCTCCTCAAGCAGCAAGTCCAGCCGGTCCGCCGTCTGCAGCCTCTCGTGGCCGCAGCGGTTGAGGCTCTGCAGCAGCCGCACGTACTTGCTGGGGGTGCCGTGGCGGTACGACATGTCGTTGCGCACCCACTTGGCGAAGGCTAAGGAAATGCTGCTGAGGTCGTTGAGGTTGCACTGGGACATCACCGCGTCCACCCGCGAGATCACTCCTTCCTCCAGCCGCGTCGAAGGCAGCATGGACAGAATGCGGGTCAACATGGTCACTTCATAGGGGAAGATGCTGCGCTCTAAAAATCTGAAGAGTAAAGAGCGATTCAGCCTTTTAGCTTTCACAGGTTGATTTTAAAAAGCATGTCAGACATCAACTTACTTGACCAAGATGTTTCTTAATTTGTTGAAGAGTTCTGGATTCTGATAATGCAACAGATAAAGGGCTTGCGTGATTCTGCCGACCTCCACTGGCTTATAGACATGAAGGTTTCTTTGGATTACTGATACAATTCTGAAAAGACGTTCACAGTACAGTATGACTACAGTGCTCACAAACAGTTAGGGATATTCGGcattcatttgaattttaaGGATGAACCTACAAGGTTCATAAATGTTACTTAACATTACATACAGTGGGGTACgtaaagttttcagacccccttaaatttttcactctttgttatattgcagccatttgttaaaatcattgaagttcattttgtttcctcattaatgtacatacagcaccccatattgacagaaaaaactgaattgttgacattctttctgatttattaaaaaagaaaaactgaaataccacacagccataagtattcagaccctttgctgtgacactcatatatttaactcgggtgctgtccatttcttctgatcatccttgagatggttctacaccttcactggagtccagctgtgtttgattatactgattggacttgatgaggaaagccacacccatgtctatataagaccttacagctcacagtgcatgtcagagcaaatgagaatcatgaggtcaaaggaactgcctgaagagcacaGAGACAGAcctgtggcaaggcacagatctggccaatgttacaaaaaataattattctgcacttaaggttcctaagagcacagtggcctccataatcctgaaatggaagacatttgggacgaacAGAACCTTTCCTAGGggtggccgtctggccaaagtTAGCAattggggagaagagccttggtgagagaggtaaagaagaacctaaagatcactgtggctgagcttcaGAGAAGCAGtggggagatgggagaaagttctagaaagtcaacaatcGCTGCAGCcccccaccagtcggggctttatggcagagtggcccgacggaagcctctcctcattgcaagacacatgaaagcccgcaaggagtttgctaaaaaacacctgaaggactccaagatggtgagaaataagatgctctggtctgatgagaccaagcttgaaattgttggccttaattctaagtggcatgtgtggagaaaaccaggcactgctcatcacctgcccaataaagtcccaacaatgaagcatggtggtggcagcatcatgctgtgggggtgtttttcagctgcagggacagggagactgattgcaatcgaagaaaagatgaatgtggccaagtacagggatatcctggacgaaagccttctccagggcgctcagaacctcagactgtgccgaaggttcaccttcaaaaaagacaatgaccctaagcacacagctaaaataccaaaggagtggcttcagaacaactccgtgactgtttttaaatggcccggccagagccctgacttaaacccaattgagcatctctgaaaatacctgaaaatggctgcccaccaacgttcaacaTCCAACCTCATAGAACTGAAGCggatctgcaaggagaaatGGCAGATGATCTCCAAATcgaggtgtgaaaaacttgttgcatcattcccaaaaagactcatggctgtattagctcaaaagggggctgctactaaatactgagcagagggtctgaatacgtatggctgtgtgatatttcagtttatcttttttaataaatctgcaaaaatttcccaaaaaaattgtttctctcaatatggggtgctatgtgtacattaatgttgaaaaaaatgaacttaaatgattttagcaaatggctgcaatataacaaagagtgaaacatttaatggggtctgaatactttctgtacccactgcaTGTTTCATAAACCCTTTACAGAACTTTCGAACACACGTCCAACTGCTCCGTCTTTCAATATGTTTTGCAAAtccccattaaaatgtattttaataccACCAATctgttccacccccccccccaaataaatctaatttttattgtttttaataaagacaaatagcactatattgtataaaaacacaataaaatatgatttaaagaaataaagtgtttttatgaagtataaTTAATGTATGTACTggagtatttgtgtgttgtttgctTCCCTTTGAgtggcgtggcctagtgagtggtGTCAGGAATTTTGAGCAGAGTTCAGTGTGTCCTTCAGCAGCAACCGCTCTCATTTTGCAGTTGTACGTTTAAGTtgttgtcccgttcaataaactgCTCAACGTGTAACATCAATATTGGCCCTCCTTGCAAGGGcacaacagtttaaaaaaaaaaaaaaaaaaaaaaaaagtactcgaAAAAtccgtaaatcaaggtaccactgtacttgacATGGCATGTGGACTCACTTGTTTATCAAGCTCAGGTTCCTGCTCTGAATCTCTTCCAGTGTTTCAGTGATGGCCAATGCCTGCTGTGCGCTGAACTCATCAGCCAACAGGAGAGCCGTGCTCTCCAAACTGAAAGGAATAAAACGGGCACACTGTTTATGCATGTCCGAAAAGGATTTTAAAATTGCAATGATCTGTCTTTCCACTTCCAATGACACAAACCTGTCTCTGACCTCCAGACTGGCCATGGGTGCCAGCGCAGCAAACAGTTTAGTAAAAGAGAATGGGTCGGTGCTAGAATCAATGAGTTCCGTCAGCCGTTGTCTCACTGCCAGCCTGAAGTCGCAGTTGTTAAACTGCAGGGATTGATACAGCCCCATGCAAATGCTGATGTTCTCTGCGTCCAGTCTGGGAATGTTGCGCAAGAGGATCTGGTTACATTTCTCCAGCAGAGGCCTGTGGCTATACTTTATATTGCGCAGGAATTGCACCACTCTTCGAGCGTTATTATAATTCGACGGATCCATCTTGTCCAGGAGGTGGTCCGCTCGACTAATGAGGGCGTCCCGTAGACGAGGAGACACCAGGGATGACACGCTAATGAGTAACGTAGTAAGGATCCTGaaggttaaaagaaaaacacacacaaaaaaattacaggtTAAATCCACAATATGGGGTGCTTCAtgttaacatactgtacatttgaatatgcaCTCAGTGGACATTTCAGAAGGTACGCCAGCAGTATCTGATAACATTCAAAACAAGAGCTGTGTCAAGAGTTCTTTTACAAAATTAATCCTACACCAAAGCCTAATAGTCCTAAACATGTCTGACTCATTTGATTTGTTTAAATAATAGCATGTTGCGTAATGTACTATAGGTGGTGGTAACACGCATTAGTATGTAAAGTGTTAACTGCCACACAAATTAAGTTGCACTTTGATCTCGTTTTTCTTCCCTCCCACCTCCTAACCATTCTTAGTCAGAGGAACTCTGGATTCCATCATCTTCATTCAcagaataatttttaaatgcagAGTATTTTGCGAGTCAGAACGGACTTGGGGAATAAAGGCAGTTATGTTTGCTGGTCCCTGGAACGATTTTAAGAAAGGCTTAAAACTCCATGATTTGGTCTCATTTGATGCTTTTAAGATATTATTGGATAACTCACATATCTGTTTATTTTACTACTAAAACATATTGTTACATTGATGCGTCTCTTAAACATTACTATCTTTGTTAGATCAGAATTTTTGACACAGCTCTCATATTGGACCTTATATTACGTTGGGCAGGTGGGACAGGTTGATCTGTTTTTCTACCAACCTGGCATCATTGATGGATGATAACTTCTGATCCACAATACTAGTGATGTGGCCCATCAGAGGACTTTGGTGAAGTTGTTGATCAGTAAGGCAGATGGCGAACTTGGACAGGGATGCCATTGGAAGTCTGCAAAAATGATCACGTTTTAAACTCTAATAAAGCTCAGACAGGAACTAAGACACTATGATGAAATAAATTCCTCACTTGTGTAATCTTAACCATGCCTCTGAAACCAACTGCTGAACAAGCGATTCATGAGGATCCACATTCAGCCTGAAAAACAGTTAAACAGCATGttgctgtatatatttttctatctTCAGACTGACGCTGCATTTCACACACCTGAGAAAACTATAAAGTAAGTCCACCAACATAAAATCATCCATGAGAGCAATTTTGTTCTCAGCCAGAACACAAAGTGTCAGGAACTGCGGGTGACTCTTGATGAGCTCGACTGTTCTCAACAACTGTGGTTTCTCTTTCTGGAAGTACCACAGCATCTTCACGGCCAAACTCACATGGTCCACGGTGAGCTTGGTCTTGTTCTTACCAACAGCCTCAAATACATGGGCTTCGGCAGAGCAGATCCGCAACTGCTCCAGAACCTGGTCGTGGTTCACTGGGACCTTATGAAGGAACCTTCGGAAGCAGAGGCCTACACCCTGGAGCCGAAACATCTTCACAGGACTCAGCTCACAATTAACCTCATTGTTGCTTGAGTATCACGACTGTCAACCACAATGTCATAGTGATAAGGTGGGTCACACAGGAGATGGATGATGTTCCTAGATGAAGAAACACACATATATGCaaatatgtaattatatataatatatataacgTAATAAATTCAAATGCGTTAAATATGCCACTTACTGTCACATTAAATATAACATTGCTACTGTATTGGTCAATCAGTTTTGTAACGCGGTATTCACGTGGTAGTAACAACAATTACTTACAACATCAAAAAGCCTTAAACGCCGCAATTTTCGTAAACTTTCTGTGACAAATACATATGCACATGGTTGGTATAAGGGAAAAACGGGGgaaatcaattaaaatgaattctTTGAAAGTCAAACTCACCGAGCATGCGGGTAGTACTTCCGTATCGAGTGACGTTTTCGAATACCATTGGTGCGGCCGGTTTTGGCTTCCTGGTTGCAGTTCGTGAGCGACTTGAGCAAAATGGCTGTagacaaataaaaatgctttcGCTCGGTGAATCAAATGGTGTATATATTCTGAATTGGAACAATGTCACAAATTAATTTCACTCAGAGAATAGTAAGCACATACCAAAGATATTAAAGTTTCTAAAATAGCGTtctatcttgtctttatagaaCATCTTTGGTCGAGCCACGGTACGGCAACGAAGTGCCGTAAAGCAGTCAACGTCtgcggttgtgtgtgtgtgtgtgtgtgtgtgtgtgtgtgggggggggggggggggtgccgtACGATTCCTTCACGAAATGTTCTGACGTCCCCATCGCGCCATCTTCGTAAGCGGACGAGCAGTGGACGTTGAATGAAAACCAGTGCCTTTTGATAGAAACGCCCGCTGTATGGAGTGAAAACATTGCTTTTTCCAGGTGATGCGCGTTTATATTTCACACTTCTCGACCGTGTGCACCATATGTCCAAAGTACCGATGCTCTTGAGTTTGGCCGGGAATCCATCCATTTGGCTGGCGGAGTAGGCTAAATGTTATCAGCGAGGCCTGAGAAGTAGAGAAGACCGATACCCGCTGGGATCTATGTCAAACTAAACGTTAGAAACGAGTATTGCGTGAGTGTATAAAACGGAAAATGTGTCATTATAAGGACTGAACCTTTTTATTCGTCCAGTGTACTTACACCAGCCGCGTGGGGTTTAAAATTCTAGCtaggctaatgttagcatgtcAGTTGGAAACAAGTAGGTACGAGCTGGGACTATTTTGCCTTAATTCTCTTTAAGTATGTGATAATGATTCACCACATTAAATGTACAGCTCGATTGTTTACGTTTAGACTTTTCAGTATGACTTATTCGGGAAATGCATGGAATGGAGACTTAAgacttaatgtttttattatttttgtgactgATATGTAAGTTTTTGCTCCTTCAGGTTGGTTCTGCAGCGCCAGTCATCATGGGGATCAAGGTTCAGCGTTCTCGGTGCTTCCTTGACATCGGAATTGGAAACGCACTAGGTAAGGCCTAGTACACAcaaaaggatttttcaaatgttaaaagATTTTTATCTGTGACCGCACActtgaagatgaaaaaaataggCATTTAACAATTTTGGTCATAGTGTGTGGGTTGTGCTCCTacaatctcaacacagaacactacacacataaagattatGTTCCACATACCCTTCAATCTAGTTTCTCCAAGACCGAAATCTCGCCTGatataacaaaaacataacaaaaacaaagaagaaacctAGTAACACAACACTGAGGAGAACACATGGGAGGAGGAAATGATGGTGGCCTTGggacaattttttgttttttttgggggggggggggggttaaatgAAAAACCCGTAATCGGAGCTCGTCTATCAATGCCTTTCTTTGCCGATCACAAAAACTGATCACCCGCGGCTCGTACTTTGCAGCCTGCAGAGAATATGGACAATGTAGCGCAAGGCTGGGCAATTAATCCAAATTTGAGCATGCTTTAATCTGTTTATTGTCACCCCAGTTCGAGTTCACCGTAAAActaaatgcacaacaaaaataagtaccctcattttgtattaaaatacaAGACATTGTTTTAGAAATCACCAGCTTATGCTAACAGttaatggaaaaccctattgcTGGGCTAGTAATATTAGCAATTGATGATGGGaaggatttaccttcaaatattgaatattCACGCACAAATGCTGTAGTAACACATATAGACAGTTAATATAAGaatactcactggcatatatttttcctaatctgtgaaaaatgagtttATTCAAGGTATGCCATGACTTTGTTTAGCTTACAGTAAACTAGTAGATCCATGCCTGCACCGCACAGCACAGCCCCTGAGAGGTCAAGGCGCACACAGCAGGAACATCAGATAGTCATTGACtgaaaaaagacacttttttttctgactctATGAAATCAAACTAAACTTTTCCTTTTCGGACAATTaggattacaaaaaatataataatttcttAAATAACAGAATAATgaggttgggttttttttgacACATGAGAAACAATACAGTCAATGTTTTTTAGCcatgaatttattattataattttttaaaatttctattattttaatgttattgttttactacttactaatttattttctggttgttcttttaagttatttAAAGTTTAATTTACATAGTTAAATAACTACAAAGttgtaaaatgaataaataatcatGTTCAGATTTCAAGATAAATCTGAACAGACttgcttattattttttccccataactATCCAGTCCTAGTGTAGTGTCCCCCTTCACTGatccatagatgggctaacgaatcTAGCATGGATAGTACAGTAGTTATAACcgtttaagcaacggatatttgaacacaaagggtACAGCCACatatgcagacagacaatataacaatgctcataggcatatattctttatcctctattaataatgactaatattgcatcTTACTGAGTGCCTTAGTTTtgaatcttgtctttgtcgtatgtattttactgccccctggtgcccaacgtgtgcacaccagaaggagcagcacaatgtcaattGGCATTAaagcatgacttttttttaatggggcTGTAATAGATTAACAATGTTTCCAataaggaaagatgatttgtgatgagtgttttgagtttcgTGCGTAGTCTGTGTGTGGGAACCTGTAAGTCAATGCACCAAATCCACCAATGTACAGTGGTCTGGGAATTGGGTTCTGAACATGGCAATTATCTCTAAACCATaaatcatttttctttctttcctcttCGCAGTCGGTCGAATCGTTGTGGAGTTGTTTACAGACATCTGTCCCAAAACATGTGAAAACTTCCGATGCCTTTGCACTGGTGAGCCATGACATTTCACTACAATAATATTCATGCGGGAAAAAAATTGGCTCATTCCTGAGAAACATGCTTAAACGCTGTATTTTCTTCCAGGTGAGAAAGGTGTTGGTAAAGGAACCCAGAAACCTCTCCATTACAAAGGATGCCTGTTCCATCGCATTGTGAAAGACTTCATGATTCAAGGAGGGGACTTCAGTGAAGGTGATTACTTTTTATGAATTCTACTCAAAATCACCTGTGacttgttgcattaatttatcCATTGTTATTAAGCATAAATTAAAGCGGTAATGAAATTAACACCTGCTGATCTACTTTTTTATTGTAGGCAATGGAAGAGGAGGTGAATCCATCTATGGAGGCTTTTTTGAAGGTAAAGAGGTAGCTGGCTTATTAAATTAATATTGGCTTGAAAATGGCTGTACAATTTTTGCAATCCCTACACCCGCAGATGAAAGCTTTGGTGTGAAACATAACAAGGAGTACTTGCTGTCTATGGCCAATAGAGGAAAAGATACAAATGGATCACAGTTTTTCATGTAGGCAGCCGGAAGTTTTCTCAATATTACGGAATTGATGTTTTATTATTCACTTCTGAATCTTATGAATGTGTGTTGTTTTCCTTGAATGCCTCCTCTGAAACTTCTCAGAACAACAAAACCAACTCCCCATTTGGATGGGTAAGTGCTGCACAGTTGCAGTTGTCTGCATAATGAAGATTACACACTCCAatccttgattgtttttttgtttcagggTCCATGTGGTTTTTGGTCATGTGATTTCTGGACAAGAGGTCGTACAAACTATGGAAAGTGAGAAAACGGATCCTAACAGCAGACCATATGCTGAAATCAAGGTCTTGAATTGTGGCGAACTCGTCCCCAAATCAAAAGGTTTTTTCCCTAAAAACAAACTATATTTTCCAAGTTGTGATCTGTGTTCCACCTCTGCAGCTCTTTTGattttaatcaacatttttgtgcatttttgtaGCAAAGAAACGTGACAAGAAGAAAGAGCGAGCCTCGTCAAGTTCCAGCAGTAGTTCCAGTGACTCTGACAGTGCTTCGGAATCCTCCTCTGACTCTGAAGAATCtgacaaaaagtcaaagaagcagaaaaagaaagccaaaaagcaaaagaagaaaCAGAAGAGGGACAAGAAGAAGTATTTGATTTATCCTCACGTCAATATTAACTTGTAGCTTTGGGAAAACTGTTTTTATTCTGACACTTGTCATGTTTTCACAGTTCCGAGTCTGAAATTGTCGAAGAGAAAGAACAAGAAGAGGTGGTCATGTCCACCGTGCGTCCTGAAGAAATACCTCCCATCCCTGAGAACCGGTTCCTGATGAGAATCTCAccagttgagaaaaaaaaagaggagcctGAGAAGGACAAGGAAAGTAAAGACGAACGGCCTAGAGACAGGTTGGTGATACACACAGCCTCCGAACTATGTATTTGAATAAATTTCTCTTTTCGCTGATTGCGAATATCAGCCATGaactattatccatccatccattttctttactgcttatcctcactagggtcgcgggctgctggagcctatcccagctatcttcgggcgggaggtgtggtacaccctgaatcgcagggcacatagaaacaaacaaccattcacactcacattcacacctacgggcaatttagagttctcaatcaacctaccacgcatgtttttgggatgtgggaggaaaccggagtgcccggagaaaacccattcaggcacgggaagaacatgcaaactccacacaggtggggccgggatttgaaccccgctcctcataactgtgaggtagatgtgctaaatAGTCGGTCACCGGTCCgcctttttatatatatatatatatatatatatatatatatataaataaatgcatgcatCAAAGTCGAATGTGAATATGTGAATCTAtctatcgtgatagtttttgagAAACTATATCGTCCGAAAAATATTTGCTACCGTGGCGGgctgaaacataatatattgagagagagcaacagcaatggataacacaaaaatactgtacaaatgtacaaataaaattCTGCACTATAACGGGACTGCAAAGCAACAAACGtcatatagcggaggattactgtatctctACTCTGttatgataaattgcagggactcattgttctaGGGCTGGGAGtcattgtttccagacgtgCATCCTGGGAGTCACATAGTCTGAAGTATAAAATGATCAATGCATACTTTAAATTTGAAGGCAACCCATTTCTGGGACACAGATTTTTATCCCATAGGAAACATGGAAATTGagttaatctgttccaggctcACTACCAACGGACAATGTTTTGAataacattttgatattctggAATGATAAATTGTATTTCTCAGAATAAATTTGACTCCTAAGATAAGGCACCACAAAATGGAGCAGTTTCATTTTGCCTTTACCTTTTTTGAACAGCCCTAATCGGACCAATGAATGTTACATTTCTCCTGGTAGATCTGGtgcaaaaaacaattctcagtcTTCGTATAACAGAAGATTGGTAATGACACGATCCGGCAGGAAGATCAAAGGCAGGGGCCCCAGGGTAAGTGTTCCACAAAATGGTTACAATTGTATTCTGCTCTCCACCTGCTCATGCAATAATTCAATGTCTTTCCAGAGATACAGAACTCCTTCACGTTCTCGTTCAAGATCCAGAGATCGCTTTCGCCGTAGCGAAACTCCTCCCCACTGGCGTCTGGAGTTGCAGCGTCAGAGAATGAGGGCAGTCACTGTGGAGCGTTGGATTAAGGGAGATAGGTAATGTGGCCTGGATAACAAATATTCTAGCAGTGGTTCCCAAATTGCGGGGTCAGCAAAATCCGGAATACATTGTtgaatctttattttattttattatttttttttttttatataaatgctTTTTCTCTTGaaagaatacaaatatattCTTGTAACGCTAAcaatttttttcctctaaaaaatacaattttgttaTCACagtgtgacactttttttttcttaaaatagtTAAATCGTAGTAAATCGAGGCGTAgtggttatgtttaattggtgttagggTTCTAAGTGGGTTCTGGGAAAAATTTCTGAGTGAAAGATTATTGGTTCAATGAATGAGTActcgaaagaatcactgcctacagttccgttgtatttaacttttaagttcaatacatttacatttaatctttaagaaatgtcgtttttttttgttttgttttttgtaatgtgaattgCACAACTTGACAGAAGTTAGTTTTCAAACTGCATTATAGTACAGTGGcctacaataatattaaatggactttttaggAGTAAAGTCCGTCTCGTTTTTGAAGAAGACTCATGCCtacttctttatttttaatcttggtcatgatggtgataCTTGGAGACCTATGTATTTTTTAAGGGAGCActtattgtaaaatgtttgagaactacTCTAAGATGGAAGCCTCATCATTGTGTTGCTCAACATTGTCACACTTGCACAAGCTAATGGAGTTGTAAGGTTTTTTCTGAACCATTGCTTCAGCATCAACACACTGCTTTTCACTCAGTTACATCCATACAACGCACTTTATTTCTTTGACTTGACCAGTGCCAGGTTGCTTCAACAGATCATGTCTATGTTCTTGAGTTCTGAAAGTGATCCTGTTCACTTGGTCTTTTTTCAGAGGTGACATGAGTGAAGACAAGGAGGAGGCTGCTAAACCTCAAAGGAGAGAGCGACGGACATCCAGTTCAAAGCGTGAGCACGCGGATGAGGgtaaaaaagacaagaagacTCGATCGCAGAGATCAAAAAGCAAGGAAGACTCAGGGGAGAAAGGTGAGAAGCAAAGCACacagaaggaaaagaaaagggCCAAATCTAAAAGCCGCAGTAAAAGTAGAGAAAAAAGTCGACGgtcaaaaagcagagataaGAGGAGGCGATCCAAAAGCAAAGAGAAGAATCACAAGAATAGAAGTAGTGACAAGAAAGATCGCTCAAGGAGCAGAGACCGCAATGTGAACAAGAAAGAGAAGGAAAATGATCACGACCGAGAGAAAAACAAGGAACAAGATTCTGACAACAAGAAGAAAGAGGATTCCAAAACGAGCAATGGCGAGAAAACACAGACAAAGTCGCAAAGCAAAGACAGAAGTTCCAAGGACCGACACAGATCAAGCAGCAGAAACCGAGACAAAGGCGGACATGCCACCTCCAAGGATAAAGAGGAGAAACGGGATAAA is drawn from Phycodurus eques isolate BA_2022a chromosome 12, UOR_Pequ_1.1, whole genome shotgun sequence and contains these coding sequences:
- the fastkd1 gene encoding FAST kinase domain-containing protein 1, mitochondrial, coding for MFRLQGVGLCFRRFLHKVPVNHDQVLEQLRICSAEAHVFEAVGKNKTKLTVDHVSLAVKMLWYFQKEKPQLLRTVELIKSHPQFLTLCVLAENKIALMDDFMLVDLLYSFLRLNVDPHESLVQQLVSEAWLRLHKLPMASLSKFAICLTDQQLHQSPLMGHITSIVDQKLSSINDARILTTLLISVSSLVSPRLRDALISRADHLLDKMDPSNYNNARRVVQFLRNIKYSHRPLLEKCNQILLRNIPRLDAENISICMGLYQSLQFNNCDFRLAVRQRLTELIDSSTDPFSFTKLFAALAPMASLEVRDSLESTALLLADEFSAQQALAITETLEEIQSRNLSLINKIVSVIQRNLHVYKPVEVGRITQALYLLHYQNPELFNKLRNILVKFLERSIFPYEVTMLTRILSMLPSTRLEEGVISRVDAVMSQCNLNDLSSISLAFAKWVRNDMSYRHGTPSKYVRLLQSLNRCGHERLQTADRLDLLLEELRYISGEWFEEMLLEETMATLQRMMDQISWTNVPDLSLFLTRTNHLCAPLMERIANVAIRDIDKIHHSATYATLLPFSVLNYDSESADKLYDVCLRRFTPHISSFEPHLLVLLAFSLAVADCFPEDLIREIFSIDFLGKLDAQLEMLPDALNMRTRLRLMELNRAVCLECPEFQVPWFHERYCQKLQKKGIGSISPVQKQIHKMLGEVLGGINFVRVAEVTPYFYTIDFECILNKQLLPLPYREPSALQISDKGKIRWGSSSLENVRNELPPGAQRVAVNFLDFKSFCKNSHHTKGEALMRKRHLEILGYRVVQIPHFEWNSMELSTLDAWKEYLKKKIFREHLP
- the ppig gene encoding peptidyl-prolyl cis-trans isomerase G codes for the protein MGIKVQRSRCFLDIGIGNALVGRIVVELFTDICPKTCENFRCLCTGEKGVGKGTQKPLHYKGCLFHRIVKDFMIQGGDFSEGNGRGGESIYGGFFEDESFGVKHNKEYLLSMANRGKDTNGSQFFITTKPTPHLDGVHVVFGHVISGQEVVQTMESEKTDPNSRPYAEIKVLNCGELVPKSKAKKRDKKKERASSSSSSSSSDSDSASESSSDSEESDKKSKKQKKKAKKQKKKQKRDKKNSESEIVEEKEQEEVVMSTVRPEEIPPIPENRFLMRISPVEKKKEEPEKDKESKDERPRDRSGAKNNSQSSYNRRLVMTRSGRKIKGRGPRRYRTPSRSRSRSRDRFRRSETPPHWRLELQRQRMRAVTVERWIKGDRGDMSEDKEEAAKPQRRERRTSSSKREHADEGKKDKKTRSQRSKSKEDSGEKGEKQSTQKEKKRAKSKSRSKSREKSRRSKSRDKRRRSKSKEKNHKNRSSDKKDRSRSRDRNVNKKEKENDHDREKNKEQDSDNKKKEDSKTSNGEKTQTKSQSKDRSSKDRHRSSSRNRDKGGHATSKDKEEKRDKDRERGRERSRSAHRRHGDEKDDRRRRTRSRERRKSPGRSKARDSYRSRRSRSKSSRRGRSRDRKDSQRRRRRSSSSSSSSSSSDSDREDRRKRRKSPDSKRRRSKSTSKDRKRADTTKGKSDKKKNRSSSSSSSDRN